The Diospyros lotus cultivar Yz01 chromosome 15, ASM1463336v1, whole genome shotgun sequence genome has a window encoding:
- the LOC127791771 gene encoding F-box/LRR-repeat MAX2 homolog A-like has protein sequence MAAAAATTMNDLPDVILSIIIAAVSDTRSRNAVALVCRKWLVLERATRASLSLRANVRDLVMAPNCFQSVTRLDLSLLSPWGHSLLATSTDDAHLLAQFLGRAFPAVAALTVYARTPDTLELLAPQWPYLTDLKLVRWHQRPSELPSAADFEPLVNHFRSLSSLDLSSFYCWTDDIPLALESAPNLAANLTRLNLLNPSFADGFKSDEIKTITAACRNLKEFLVACVFDHRYIGYVSDETLLSISANCSKLSLLHLVDASALLNPRGVPDDWGFTAEDARISPGALIDMFAALPLLEELTLDVCKNVRESRLALEDLNSKCPKLKSLKLGQFHGLCRANESTLDSRLDGIALCQRLESLSIKNSADLTDLGLIAIARGCSKLAKFEVQGCSRITVRGMRTLACLLRRTLVEVKISGCRNLGAVSSLKALEPVQDRIERLHMDCVWDSVEQSEALQGIEYNFDLNKSLEGGGMSQHSGCQFADPFDGNAKKKCKYWYDSISSYMEEDAEIGNRRECETFVRTWARLRYLSIWIGVGELLSPLSMVGLENCPDLEEIWIKVEGDCRGRLTPSERAFGLSSLQRYPRLRKMDLNCGDIIGYRQTAPSGKMDLSLWERFYLFGIKNSSLSELDYWPPQDPDVNQRSLSLPAAGLLAECSTLRKLFIHGTAHEHFMRMLLNIRSLRDVQLRGDYYPAPENDMSTEMRAVSCCRFEDALNMHRIDD, from the coding sequence atggccgccgccgccgccaccaccATGAACGACCTCCCGGACGTAATCCTCTCCATCATAATCGCGGCGGTCTCCGACACGCGCAGCCGCAACGCGGTGGCGCTGGTCTGCCGTAAGTGGCTGGTACTGGAGCGAGCCACCCGCGCCTCCCTCTCCCTCCGGGCCAACGTCCGAGACCTCGTCATGGCTCCCAACTGCTTCCAGTCCGTCACCCGCCTCGACCTCTCTCTCCTGTCGCCGTGGGGCCACTCTCTCCTCGCCACTTCCACCGACGACGCCCACCTCCTCGCCCAATTTCTCGGCCGCGCCTTCCCCGCCGTCGCCGCGCTCACCGTCTacgcccgaacccccgacacgCTCGAGCTCTTGGCCCCCCAGTGGCCGTACCTCACCGACCTCAAGCTCGTCCGGTGGCACCAGCGGCCGTCGGAGCTTCCTTCCGCCGCCGATTTCGAACCTTTGGTCAACCATTTCCGCTCcctttcttctcttgatctATCCTCATTCTACTGCTGGACCGACGACATACCGCTGGCGCTCGAGTCGGCGCCAAATCTGGCCGCGAATCTCACTCGGCTCAACCTCCTCAACCCGTCGTTCGCCGATGGGTTCAAGTCCGACGAGATTAAAACGATCACCGCTGCTTGCCGGAACTTGAAGGAGTTCCTCGTGGCTTGCGTATTTGATCACAGGTACATTGGCTATGTCAGCGATGAGACTCTGCTTTCCATCTCCGCCAATTGCTCGAAGCTTTCTCTGCTCCATCTCGTAGATGCCTCCGCTTTGTTGAACCCTAGAGGGGTTCCGGACGACTGGGGCTTCACCGCCGAGGACGCGAGGATCAGCCCCGGCGCGTTGATCGACATGTTCGCCGCTTTGCCCTTGCTGGAGGAGCTCACCCTAGATGTCTGTAAAAATGTCCGAGAGAGCAGGCTGGCTTTAGAGGACCTAAATTCCAAGTGCCCGAAGCTGAAGTCTCTGAAATTGGGACAGTTCCATGGACTCTGCAGGGCCAACGAGTCGACACTCGACTCCAGGCTGGACGGCATTGCCCTGTGCCAACGCCTGGAATCTCTGTCGATTAAAAACTCGGCCGACTTGACGGACCTCGGCCTGATCGCCATCGCCAGAGGATGCTCCAAATTGGCCAAATTTGAGGTTCAGGGTTGCAGTAGAATCACCGTCCGGGGAATGAGGACGCTGGCTTGTTTGCTCCGGCGGACTCTGGTCGAGGTGAAGATCTCTGGTTGCAGGAACCTTGGCGCGGTTTCGTCGTTGAAGGCATTGGAACCGGTCCAGGATCGGATTGAAAGGCTCCATATGGATTGCGTTTGGGACAGTGTGGAGCAATCCGAGGCCCTGCAGGGTATCGAATACAATTTTGATCTGAACAAATCGCTGGAGGGCGGGGGGATGAGCCAGCACTCGGGCTGCCAATTCGCGGACCCCTTTGATGGGAACGCGAAAAAGAAATGCAAGTATTGGTATGATTCGATCTCTTCCTATATGGAAGAGGATGCCGAAATTGGAAATAGAAGAGAATGCGAGACCTTTGTAAGGACATGGGCGAGGCTGAGATACCTTTCTATCTGGATTGGAGTTGGGGAGCTTTTGAGCCCCTTATCAATGGTGGGGCTCGAGAATTGTCCTGATTTGGAGGAGATTTGGATAAAGGTCGAGGGGGATTGCCGGGGCCGGCTGACGCCATCGGAGAGGGCATTTGGATTGAGCTCCCTCCAGCGGTACCCTCGGCTGAGGAAGATGGATTTGAATTGTGGGGACATTATAGGCTACAGGCAGACGGCGCCCTCGGGGAAGATGGATCTGAGCTTGTGGGAGAGGTTTTACCTCTTTGGGATCAAGAACTCGAGTCTTAGCGAGCTTGATTACTGGCCGCCTCAGGACCCTGATGTCAACCAGAGGAGCCTGTCGCTTCCGGCAGCCGGGCTGCTGGCAGAATGCAGCACCCTGAGGAAGCTTTTCATCCATGGAACTGCTCACGAACACTTCATGAGAATGCTTCTCAACATCCGAAGCCTGAGGGATGTGCAGCTGAGGGGGGACTACTATCCTGCGCCGGAGAATGACATGAGCACGGAGATGAGGGCCGTCTCTTGCTGCCGCTTTGAGGATGCGCTGAACATGCACCGGATAGACGACTAA